The DNA region CACGTTGTCGTCTTTTCCTTATTTCTTCGATCAAAAATGTGTTGGCAATTTCTCTGGATCTGATGGGAATATCTGCTCCCACATCCATGAAAAGAAAAAAGAAATAGATATTCCTTACAAAATGACAAAAGTAATTGTAATTTCTGATTCCCATGGCAATCAGAAACTTCTCAGGCAGGCTCTGGAAAATGAGAACGATGCTCAGATAATATTTCATTTAGGTGATTTCTATAATGATCTTGAGGATAATTTTGATCTTACTGAAGGTAAAGAGATTTTCAGAGTACCTGGAATATTTAATAATGGTTATTTTTCTGGTAAACTTGCTGCCACCTGTGTAATTGAGGTTAATGGCTGGAAAATTGGGGGAGTTCATGCACCTCAGGATATTCCAAAATTACCGAGAAAACTTGATGTGATACTTTATGGTCATACTCATTCTTTTAAAGTTGAAAAACAATTAAATTGCATTTATATTAATCCAGGTCATATTAAGAACAAGATTGATCGGGGAAATATTGCTACTTATGCAATTCTTGAAATATTAGATGAAAAAATAAAAATAAAAATAAAACAAATCAATTGTAACCTTAAAGAGGTGTACTCGTTTACTAAATAAAATAAATTATCTGGAGGACAGATGACAATTGAAGAGATAAATCAGAGAGTAATTGAGAAAAGTCCCGTGATTGATAATATTTCAGCAGAAGTAGGCAAAGTTATTGTTGGACAGCAATATATGGTCAGTCGAATATTAGTGGGATTACTTGCTAATGGGCACATTCTTCTGGAAGGTGTTCCGGGACTGGCAAAAACTTTAACCGTAAGCACTGTAGCTGGGACAATAAATGCCTCTTTCCACCGTCTCCAATTTACTCCAGACCTTCTACCGGCAGACCTCGTGGGAACTCTTATCTATAATCAAAAAACCTCTGAGTTTGTACCTAAAAAAGGTCCCGTATTTGCCAATTTTATACTTGCTGATGAAATCAACCGTGCACCCGCAAAGGTGCAATCCGCACTTCTGGAATCCATGCAGGAACGCCAGGTATCTATAGGTGATACAACCTATCCCCTGCCAACACCTTTCCTGGTAATGGCTACCCAGAATCCCCTGGAGCAGGAAGGTACATATCCACTCCCTGAAGCCCAGATAGATCGTTTCATGCTGAAGCTTATGGTTGGCTATCCATCCCGAGATGAAGAAAAGATCATCCTCGATAGGATGGTAAATGACGAGAAGATTGAAGTATCTCAGGTCGTTTCTCCTCAGGAGATTATTGAATTGCGTCAGCTTGTTAAAGATATTTATATGGAAGACAAGATAAAAGAATATATTTTAGATCTTGTTTTCGCCACTCGTCAGCCTGATAAATTCACTAATATCAAAGATATGAAATTCCTCATTGAATGTGGAGCTTCCCCAAGAGCCACAATCTATCTTGCCCAAGCAGCAAAAGCCCATGCTTTTCTTGAACACAGAGGATATGTGATCCCTGATGATATTAAGGCAATTGGTAAAGATATTCTGCGTCATCGTGTAATTCTTACCTATGAAGCTGAAGCAGAACAGATTACACAGGAAGATATAGTTAACAGGCTATTTGATGAAATAGAGGTGCCATAATCCATGGAAGTTTCTGAGATCATTGCCAAGATCAAGAAAATAGAGATCACTACGAGAAATCTGGTTTCAGAACTTTTTTCCGGTGAATATCACAGTATGTTCAAAGGTCAGGGACTGGAATTCTCCGAAGTGCGGGAATATCAGGATGGAGACAGCTTTCGTCAAATAGACTGGAATGTTTCTGCCAG from Candidatus Stygibacter australis includes:
- a CDS encoding metallophosphoesterase family protein, which gives rise to MTKVIVISDSHGNQKLLRQALENENDAQIIFHLGDFYNDLEDNFDLTEGKEIFRVPGIFNNGYFSGKLAATCVIEVNGWKIGGVHAPQDIPKLPRKLDVILYGHTHSFKVEKQLNCIYINPGHIKNKIDRGNIATYAILEILDEKIKIKIKQINCNLKEVYSFTK
- a CDS encoding MoxR family ATPase, translated to MTIEEINQRVIEKSPVIDNISAEVGKVIVGQQYMVSRILVGLLANGHILLEGVPGLAKTLTVSTVAGTINASFHRLQFTPDLLPADLVGTLIYNQKTSEFVPKKGPVFANFILADEINRAPAKVQSALLESMQERQVSIGDTTYPLPTPFLVMATQNPLEQEGTYPLPEAQIDRFMLKLMVGYPSRDEEKIILDRMVNDEKIEVSQVVSPQEIIELRQLVKDIYMEDKIKEYILDLVFATRQPDKFTNIKDMKFLIECGASPRATIYLAQAAKAHAFLEHRGYVIPDDIKAIGKDILRHRVILTYEAEAEQITQEDIVNRLFDEIEVP